Proteins encoded in a region of the Pigmentiphaga litoralis genome:
- a CDS encoding monovalent cation:proton antiporter-2 (CPA2) family protein, whose translation MAVEGYAKELVPIVALLAAGVVAVPLFKRLGLGSVLGYLAAGLVMGPFGFDLFGDPESVLHIAELGVVMFLFVIGLEMQPSHLWSLRKEIFGLGVAQVVVCGAILTGVGILAGLPHAVAFVGAMGFVLSSTAIAVQVLDEQGKTSTPYGQRIVSILLLEDLAIVPLLALVAFVGPATSDSDDASRWVTVGVAIGSLAALLAAGRWLLNPMFRILAGARAREVMTAAALLVVLGAALAMELGGLSMALGAFVAGVLLSESSFRHQLEADIEPFRGILLGLFFMGVGMSLDLSIFAREWQVIVAGVAGYMALKAVGIYVVARAFKGSHIEAIRRAAVLAQGGEFAFVLYSAAGAAGILDVNTSAIFTAIVILSMALTPLALIASRKLFPNRKEVSMEGIERASSAEGEVLIIGFGRFSQVASQALLARGITITIIENDPDMIRSAGNFGFQVFYGDGSRLEDLRTSGAASARAILVCVDDEKTTDRIVELVQHNFPRSQLYVRSYDRRHALALIGKGVEYQIRETFESAMAMGEAALRGLGVADDDVVTLMTEVRRRDEERLELQIAGGLLAGRSVDRGRFPMPAPLTEPKGPGRALNPEAAQALRDKEAAEQEAAS comes from the coding sequence ATGGCGGTGGAAGGATACGCAAAAGAGCTGGTGCCTATCGTGGCGCTGCTCGCGGCAGGCGTGGTGGCGGTGCCCCTGTTCAAGCGCTTGGGCCTGGGGTCGGTGCTGGGCTATCTGGCGGCCGGCCTGGTCATGGGCCCGTTTGGCTTCGACCTGTTCGGGGATCCCGAATCGGTGCTGCACATCGCCGAACTCGGCGTCGTCATGTTCCTGTTCGTGATCGGGCTGGAGATGCAACCGTCGCATCTCTGGAGCCTGCGCAAGGAAATCTTTGGCCTGGGCGTCGCTCAGGTCGTTGTGTGCGGCGCCATCCTGACGGGCGTCGGCATTCTGGCCGGCCTGCCGCATGCGGTGGCCTTTGTCGGCGCCATGGGCTTCGTGCTGTCCTCCACCGCCATTGCGGTGCAAGTGCTGGACGAACAGGGCAAGACCTCCACGCCCTATGGCCAGCGCATCGTTTCCATCCTGTTGCTGGAAGACCTGGCGATCGTGCCCTTGCTGGCCCTGGTCGCTTTTGTCGGTCCCGCCACGTCCGACAGTGACGACGCGTCGCGCTGGGTGACCGTCGGCGTTGCCATCGGCTCGCTGGCCGCCTTGCTGGCCGCCGGGCGCTGGCTGCTCAATCCCATGTTCCGGATCCTGGCGGGCGCCCGCGCCCGCGAAGTGATGACGGCCGCCGCCTTGCTGGTGGTGCTGGGCGCGGCGCTGGCCATGGAACTGGGCGGGCTGTCGATGGCGCTGGGCGCTTTCGTCGCCGGGGTGCTGCTGTCCGAATCCAGCTTCCGCCACCAGCTGGAAGCCGACATCGAACCGTTCCGCGGCATCCTGCTCGGGCTGTTTTTCATGGGCGTCGGCATGTCGCTGGACCTGTCGATCTTTGCCCGGGAATGGCAGGTGATCGTGGCGGGTGTGGCGGGCTACATGGCCCTGAAGGCGGTGGGCATCTACGTCGTGGCGCGTGCGTTCAAGGGCTCGCACATCGAAGCGATCCGCCGCGCCGCCGTGCTGGCCCAGGGCGGCGAATTCGCGTTCGTGCTGTATTCGGCGGCGGGCGCCGCCGGCATTCTGGACGTCAACACCAGCGCCATCTTCACGGCCATCGTGATCCTGTCGATGGCGCTGACGCCGCTGGCGTTGATCGCCTCGCGCAAGCTGTTCCCGAACCGCAAGGAAGTGTCGATGGAAGGGATCGAGCGCGCGTCCAGCGCCGAGGGCGAAGTGCTGATCATCGGCTTCGGCCGTTTTTCGCAGGTCGCCAGCCAGGCGCTGCTGGCCCGCGGCATCACGATCACCATTATTGAAAACGACCCCGACATGATCCGGTCGGCCGGCAACTTCGGCTTCCAGGTGTTCTACGGCGACGGCTCGCGGCTCGAAGACCTGCGCACCTCGGGCGCGGCCAGTGCGCGCGCGATCCTGGTGTGCGTGGACGATGAAAAGACCACCGATCGCATCGTCGAACTGGTGCAGCACAATTTTCCGCGCTCGCAGTTGTACGTGCGGTCCTACGACCGGCGGCATGCGCTGGCCCTGATCGGCAAGGGGGTCGAATACCAGATCCGCGAAACGTTCGAGTCGGCCATGGCCATGGGCGAGGCGGCGCTGCGGGGCCTCGGCGTGGCGGACGACGATGTCGTCACGCTCATGACCGAAGTGCGGCGGCGGGATGAAGAGCGTCTGGAACTGCAGATTGCGGGCGGGCTTTTGGCGGGCCGCAGTGTGGACCGTGGACGCTTCCCGATGCCTGCGCCATTGACCGAACCAAAGGGGCCGGGGCGGGCGCTGAACCCGGAGGCAGCGCAGGCTTTGCGGGACAAGGAAGCCGCGGAACAAGAGGCGGCTTCCTGA